In Sphingobium sp. Z007, one DNA window encodes the following:
- a CDS encoding LD-carboxypeptidase, which yields MQIDRRCALTGMGAMLAAMAAPGHAAPAPLVKPPRLRAGDTVGLIEPAGFTDDAFDLDLVKETIVAMGLKPKAAPHLAGRYGYLAGTDADRAADVNAMFADPQVRAVFAVRGGWGCARILPRLDFALIRKNPKLLVGFSDITALHLAFAARAGFTTIHGPNAASGWGAFSWDAFRAVAFDAATPTFSTPVGQEDRLAQRSGRIRTFRPGVARGRLLGGNLTVLAALMGTPWLPDFTGAILFIEDIGEQPYRIDRMLTQLSLAGVLGKLAGVAFGQCTDCGPAGASYGGFTLSEVLQQHLEPLGIPAFQGGQFGHIANQYSLPLGVAAEMDASAGTIRLLEAAVR from the coding sequence ATGCAGATCGACCGGCGCTGCGCGCTCACGGGCATGGGCGCGATGCTGGCCGCGATGGCCGCACCGGGGCACGCCGCGCCTGCGCCCTTGGTGAAGCCGCCGCGCCTGCGCGCGGGCGACACGGTGGGCCTGATCGAACCGGCGGGCTTCACCGACGACGCGTTCGACCTTGATCTGGTCAAGGAGACGATCGTCGCCATGGGCCTGAAGCCCAAGGCCGCGCCGCATCTGGCCGGGCGCTACGGCTATCTGGCCGGGACCGACGCGGACCGCGCGGCGGACGTCAACGCGATGTTCGCCGATCCACAGGTTCGCGCGGTCTTCGCGGTGCGCGGCGGCTGGGGCTGCGCGCGCATCCTGCCCCGGCTCGACTTCGCTCTGATCCGCAAGAATCCCAAGCTGCTGGTCGGCTTTTCGGACATCACCGCGCTGCATCTGGCCTTCGCCGCCAGGGCGGGTTTCACCACTATCCACGGTCCCAATGCCGCGAGCGGCTGGGGCGCGTTTAGCTGGGACGCCTTCCGCGCCGTCGCCTTCGACGCGGCGACGCCGACCTTTTCCACCCCGGTCGGGCAAGAGGATCGGCTGGCGCAGCGCAGCGGCCGCATCCGCACCTTCCGCCCCGGCGTAGCGCGCGGGCGGCTACTGGGCGGCAACCTCACTGTGCTGGCCGCGTTGATGGGGACGCCCTGGCTGCCCGATTTCACCGGCGCGATCCTGTTCATCGAGGATATTGGCGAGCAGCCCTATCGCATCGACCGGATGCTGACGCAGCTGTCGCTGGCGGGCGTCTTGGGCAAGTTGGCGGGCGTGGCCTTTGGCCAATGCACCGATTGCGGCCCAGCGGGCGCCAGCTATGGCGGCTTCACCTTATCGGAAGTGCTGCAACAGCATCTCGAACCGCTGGGCATTCCCGCCTTCCAGGGCGGCCAGTTCGGCCATATCGCCAACCAATATAGCCTGCCTCTTGGCGTGGCCGCAGAAATGGACGCCAGCGCAGGGACGATCAGGTTGCTGGAGGCGGCGGTCAGATAG
- a CDS encoding bifunctional diguanylate cyclase/phosphodiesterase, with amino-acid sequence MQGVTLKSRAAAFACAAGALVFILSLVLGYTPGQADDLIQVGRALIIAILCGTMSWASARRTIATTATAIDAATDRLLSAAHGDLQSPVARDIGRELPDLSVAMESLFSQVRTNLDHVQTLALFDQITGLANRTSFCRQVERLLAERDDHGLATLFFIDLDGFKAVNDTLGHAAGDQLLARVAGRLREVVMAQVAAGGGDAVIGRLAGDEFTMFFPHLSGPAAAQRIARAIQFALGERFDLGSQHVDLGASIGIACYPDHGATLADLLRAADIAMYHAKHQGRGRAEIYTDALALAAEDRAELERDLLRGLERDEFLLEFQPQIDVASGRAVSAEALVRWAHPQRALVMPGAFVPVAEESGAIVALGDWVMSRVCQTAARWAQTGVHQRIAVNISTRELAQPDFFLRLRHAIATHGTPPAMLELEITESLAMEMDPRVLDQLRALRRNGVRVAIDDFGTGYSNLSRLKELPVDRVKIDRSLVRDIATSAEARTICSAVVGLIQGLGMEVVVEGIESEAQMDVLRVIGCTLFQGYHLARPTGEQDYLAQFGAQPRGQVRDAG; translated from the coding sequence ATGCAGGGCGTGACGTTGAAAAGCCGCGCTGCCGCCTTCGCCTGTGCCGCAGGGGCGCTGGTGTTCATCCTCTCGCTGGTGCTGGGCTACACGCCGGGCCAGGCAGATGACCTGATCCAGGTCGGCCGCGCGCTCATCATCGCCATATTGTGCGGCACGATGAGCTGGGCGTCGGCCCGGCGCACCATCGCGACTACCGCGACCGCCATCGACGCCGCGACCGACCGGCTTCTGTCCGCCGCCCATGGCGACCTGCAATCGCCCGTCGCCAGGGACATCGGGCGGGAACTGCCCGACCTGTCAGTCGCGATGGAAAGCCTGTTCAGCCAGGTCCGCACCAATCTCGACCATGTCCAGACGCTGGCGTTGTTCGACCAGATCACGGGGCTCGCCAACCGCACCAGCTTCTGTCGCCAGGTCGAACGGCTGCTGGCGGAGCGCGACGATCATGGCCTCGCCACGCTCTTCTTCATTGATCTCGATGGGTTCAAGGCAGTCAACGACACGCTGGGCCATGCCGCGGGCGACCAGTTGCTCGCGCGGGTTGCGGGCCGCCTGCGCGAAGTCGTGATGGCGCAAGTCGCTGCAGGCGGCGGCGACGCTGTCATCGGTCGCCTGGCGGGCGACGAATTCACCATGTTCTTCCCGCATCTGTCCGGCCCGGCCGCGGCGCAGCGGATCGCGCGCGCCATCCAGTTCGCGCTAGGCGAACGGTTCGACCTCGGCAGTCAGCATGTGGACCTGGGCGCATCGATCGGCATCGCCTGCTATCCCGATCATGGCGCGACGCTGGCAGACCTGCTGCGCGCCGCCGATATCGCCATGTATCATGCCAAGCATCAGGGGCGGGGTAGGGCGGAAATCTACACCGACGCGCTCGCGCTGGCGGCGGAGGACCGCGCCGAGCTGGAGCGCGATCTGCTGCGCGGGTTGGAGCGGGACGAATTTCTGCTGGAATTCCAGCCGCAGATCGACGTCGCCAGCGGCCGCGCGGTGTCAGCCGAAGCGCTGGTGCGCTGGGCGCACCCGCAGCGCGCCCTCGTCATGCCCGGCGCCTTCGTGCCGGTGGCGGAGGAAAGCGGCGCCATCGTCGCGCTGGGCGACTGGGTGATGAGCCGCGTGTGCCAGACCGCCGCGCGCTGGGCGCAGACCGGCGTGCATCAGCGCATAGCCGTCAACATCTCCACCCGCGAACTGGCGCAGCCCGATTTCTTCCTGCGCCTGCGCCACGCCATTGCGACGCACGGCACGCCGCCCGCCATGCTGGAGCTGGAGATAACCGAATCGCTGGCGATGGAGATGGACCCGCGCGTGTTGGACCAGCTCCGCGCGCTGCGCCGCAACGGCGTGCGCGTTGCCATCGACGATTTCGGCACCGGCTATTCCAACCTGTCGCGGCTGAAGGAATTGCCGGTCGATCGGGTCAAGATCGACCGCAGCCTTGTCCGCGACATCGCCACCTCCGCCGAAGCCCGCACCATCTGCTCCGCCGTCGTCGGCCTCATTCAGGGGCTGGGCATGGAAGTGGTGGTCGAGGGGATCGAGAGCGAAGCGCAGATGGACGTGCTACGCGTCATCGGTTGCACCCTGTTCCAGGGCTATCACCTCGCGCGGCCTACGGGCGAGCAGGATTATCTGGCGCAGTTCGGCGCGCAGCCGAGGGGCCAGGTCCGCGACGCGGGCTAG
- a CDS encoding Tim44/TimA family putative adaptor protein, which produces MYVIVILAMIAGFLALRLYSVLGKRTGHEQEPALRPADERAKVTVLQPGPVAQNSGDSVRLAEGLIAPGAENGVRALIAADRSFDVPQFVDGAKSAYRMVLEAFWRGDRDELAWLCDDDVRASFEEAIVAREADGHVLDNRLVRIEKAQIVEASLNGRIAEVALQFEADIAAVTRDKDGNVVAGSMTDAVGTKDIWTFTRDIRSADPNWKLSETDDVA; this is translated from the coding sequence GTGTATGTGATCGTCATCCTCGCCATGATCGCCGGTTTTCTGGCGCTGCGGCTCTATTCGGTGCTCGGCAAGCGCACGGGCCACGAACAGGAACCAGCGCTGCGCCCGGCCGATGAACGCGCCAAGGTGACGGTGCTGCAACCCGGCCCCGTCGCACAGAATAGCGGCGACTCGGTCCGCCTGGCCGAAGGGCTGATTGCGCCGGGCGCTGAAAATGGCGTGCGCGCGCTGATCGCCGCCGACCGCAGTTTCGACGTTCCCCAATTCGTGGACGGCGCCAAGAGTGCCTACAGGATGGTGCTGGAAGCCTTCTGGCGCGGGGACCGCGACGAACTGGCCTGGTTGTGCGACGATGACGTGCGCGCCTCGTTCGAGGAAGCGATCGTAGCGCGAGAAGCTGACGGCCATGTGCTCGACAACCGTCTCGTGCGGATCGAAAAGGCGCAGATCGTCGAAGCCTCGCTCAATGGCCGGATCGCCGAAGTGGCATTGCAGTTCGAGGCAGACATCGCCGCCGTCACCCGCGACAAGGACGGCAATGTCGTCGCCGGGTCCATGACCGATGCGGTGGGGACCAAGGACATCTGGACCTTCACCCGCGACATCCGCAGCGCGGACCCCAACTGGAAGCTCAGCGAAACCGACGACGTCGCATGA
- a CDS encoding cupin domain-containing protein, whose amino-acid sequence MPRIDLDSIAQTNATGYPATHAGIVQGRWVRRLGPAHGLSDFGVSHVVLKPGAASSQRHWHEDEDEFVLMLAGEAVLVEDGARTPMAAGDMAAFPKGEPNGHHLVNESAADCVFVAFGRPPTGDCHYPDIDLLWSRGAYRHKDGSSY is encoded by the coding sequence ATGCCACGGATCGACCTGGACAGCATCGCCCAGACCAACGCCACGGGCTATCCCGCCACCCATGCCGGGATCGTGCAGGGCCGATGGGTGCGAAGACTTGGTCCCGCGCACGGCCTCAGCGATTTCGGCGTCAGCCATGTCGTGCTGAAACCTGGCGCGGCGTCCTCGCAGCGTCACTGGCATGAGGATGAGGACGAGTTTGTGCTGATGCTGGCGGGCGAAGCGGTGCTGGTGGAGGATGGCGCGCGCACGCCGATGGCGGCGGGCGACATGGCAGCCTTTCCCAAGGGCGAGCCGAACGGCCATCATCTGGTCAACGAAAGCGCAGCCGATTGCGTCTTCGTCGCCTTTGGCCGGCCGCCGACGGGCGATTGCCATTACCCCGATATTGACCTGCTATGGTCGCGCGGGGCCTACCGACACAAGGATGGGAGCAGCTATTGA
- a CDS encoding murein transglycosylase A: MIARQSGAALLAALMLSACAGGMIPPSASGPAPTRPLPAGEAAARPVPATPRPALPVELPVDPALDKSTAAGLGVTRGPDIASLIPSGERARLALQAFRISCPTLMKRTDASGLTKGSDWNNACAAASSWPEVSASEFFSRYFEAVQVGDGAAFVTGYYEPDIAGSRTRQPGYEVPIYRRPADLIDVDLGQFSDSLKGRTIRGKVNGSKFVPYDDRSQIVAGSLAGRGLELAWAADPVEFFFLQVQGSGRLNLPDGGVMRIGYDGQNGRDYSGIGKLMKDRGLIQAGSMQDIMQYLRAHPAEGAAIMNENKSFVFFRELTGAGPIGALGVPVTAEATVAADPKFIPLGAPVLLSLDRAEPAGVWIAQDTGGAIKGANRFDSFWGAGARARGIAGGMSARGSALVLLPIGSAARLVRP, from the coding sequence ATGATCGCGCGCCAGTCGGGGGCGGCGCTGCTTGCGGCGCTGATGCTGTCTGCCTGCGCCGGCGGCATGATCCCGCCGTCCGCGAGCGGTCCTGCGCCTACGCGCCCGCTCCCTGCGGGCGAAGCGGCGGCTCGGCCCGTTCCCGCCACGCCGCGCCCGGCGCTGCCGGTCGAATTACCCGTCGATCCCGCGCTCGACAAAAGCACGGCTGCCGGCCTGGGCGTGACCCGCGGCCCGGACATCGCCAGCCTCATCCCATCGGGTGAACGCGCGCGCCTGGCGCTCCAGGCGTTCCGCATCTCCTGCCCCACCCTGATGAAACGCACTGACGCCAGCGGCCTGACCAAGGGGTCCGATTGGAACAACGCCTGCGCGGCCGCGTCCAGTTGGCCCGAAGTCTCGGCCAGCGAATTTTTCTCCCGCTATTTCGAAGCGGTGCAGGTGGGCGACGGTGCGGCGTTCGTCACCGGCTATTATGAACCGGACATCGCCGGATCGCGCACCCGCCAGCCGGGCTATGAAGTCCCCATCTATCGTCGCCCTGCCGACCTGATCGACGTCGATCTCGGCCAGTTCAGCGACAGCCTGAAAGGCCGCACGATCCGCGGCAAGGTGAACGGCAGCAAATTCGTCCCCTATGATGATCGCAGCCAAATCGTCGCCGGATCACTCGCCGGGCGCGGGCTGGAATTGGCCTGGGCCGCTGATCCGGTGGAATTTTTCTTCCTCCAGGTGCAGGGCAGCGGCCGGCTGAACCTGCCCGACGGCGGGGTCATGCGTATTGGCTATGACGGGCAGAATGGCCGCGACTATAGCGGCATCGGCAAGCTGATGAAGGATCGCGGGCTGATCCAGGCCGGGTCGATGCAGGACATCATGCAATATCTGCGCGCCCATCCGGCCGAAGGCGCAGCCATCATGAACGAGAATAAGAGTTTCGTTTTCTTCCGCGAACTGACCGGTGCAGGGCCGATCGGCGCGCTCGGCGTGCCGGTGACGGCGGAAGCGACGGTGGCGGCCGATCCCAAGTTCATTCCCCTTGGCGCGCCGGTGCTGCTCTCGCTCGACCGGGCCGAACCGGCCGGCGTGTGGATCGCGCAGGATACCGGCGGCGCGATCAAGGGCGCGAACCGCTTCGACAGTTTCTGGGGCGCGGGCGCGCGGGCGCGGGGGATTGCCGGCGGCATGTCGGCGCGGGGCAGCGCGCTGGTGCTGCTGCCGATCGGCTCGGCGGCGCGCCTCGTCCGACCCTGA
- a CDS encoding Smr/MutS family protein, producing the protein MARRRLSSEEEALWSALARTVRPIRPSARPVAIPTTAPLPIEQQVKTRLTPPPPRPAKSPPAVPPTRTPAAVLDTGWERRIRSGSISPDASIDLHEHTLSAAHARLNQAIAAALARDARVLLVVTGKPPKSAATHDKGRRGAIRGEIGHWLETTPYADRIASVRVAHPRHGGEGALYLILRRKK; encoded by the coding sequence ATGGCCCGGCGTCGCCTGTCTAGCGAGGAGGAAGCGCTCTGGTCGGCGCTCGCCCGCACGGTGCGGCCGATCCGACCGAGCGCGCGCCCCGTCGCCATCCCGACGACAGCGCCGCTGCCGATCGAACAACAAGTCAAAACAAGGTTAACGCCGCCACCGCCGCGACCCGCGAAATCGCCCCCTGCAGTACCGCCCACACGGACACCCGCGGCCGTGCTCGACACCGGCTGGGAGCGCCGCATCCGTAGCGGCAGCATCAGCCCCGACGCCAGCATCGATCTGCATGAGCACACGCTGTCCGCCGCCCATGCGCGCCTCAACCAGGCGATCGCCGCCGCCCTGGCGCGCGACGCGCGGGTGCTGCTGGTCGTCACCGGCAAACCGCCGAAAAGCGCAGCGACGCACGATAAGGGGCGTCGGGGGGCGATCCGGGGCGAAATTGGCCATTGGCTTGAAACCACTCCCTATGCCGATCGCATCGCCAGCGTGCGCGTCGCCCATCCGCGCCATGGCGGCGAGGGCGCTCTATACCTCATATTGCGCCGCAAAAAGTGA
- the dapE gene encoding succinyl-diaminopimelate desuccinylase, whose translation MSMTSTNQDVVALAQRLLACPSVTPATGEVFAVLEAMLAPRGFTVDRFTVGEAPDGPVENLLAWRTTGAGPHFAFAGHLDVVPPGPGWTSDPFAPEVRGDLLYGRGAVDMKGSIAAFVAALDALPDDLPGTISLIITGDEEGPAVYGTLALMDRMQARDLRPDLCLVGEPTSSKQLGDVVKIGRRGSVNMWIRVAGSQGHVAYPHLADNPIPKLVRILTAIEAEVLDEGTDWFQPSNIEITDLEVGNVAHNVIPGLATARISIRFNDQHSGASLIERIKKIAAVEGGTVEAKISGESFLTAPGAFSNLVSGAIRNVTGVETELSTTGGTSDARFLSRICPVVEFGLNNATMHKLDEAVAVQDLRDLVRIYALVVERALG comes from the coding sequence ATGAGCATGACCAGCACCAATCAAGATGTCGTGGCCCTCGCCCAGCGCTTGCTGGCCTGCCCGTCGGTGACCCCGGCGACCGGCGAGGTGTTCGCCGTATTGGAGGCGATGCTGGCACCGCGCGGCTTTACCGTGGATCGTTTCACCGTGGGCGAGGCGCCTGACGGGCCGGTGGAAAATCTGCTGGCATGGCGCACAACCGGGGCGGGACCGCATTTCGCCTTTGCCGGGCATCTGGACGTGGTGCCACCGGGGCCGGGCTGGACCAGCGATCCGTTCGCGCCGGAGGTTCGCGGCGACCTGCTCTACGGGCGCGGCGCGGTGGACATGAAGGGATCGATCGCCGCCTTCGTCGCGGCGCTGGACGCGCTGCCCGACGATTTGCCGGGCACGATCAGCCTGATCATCACCGGCGACGAAGAGGGGCCGGCGGTCTATGGCACGCTGGCGCTGATGGACCGGATGCAGGCGCGCGACCTGCGCCCAGACCTGTGCCTGGTGGGCGAGCCGACATCGTCCAAGCAGCTGGGCGACGTGGTGAAGATCGGCCGGCGCGGGTCGGTGAATATGTGGATTCGGGTGGCGGGGAGCCAGGGCCATGTCGCCTATCCGCATCTGGCCGACAATCCGATCCCCAAACTGGTGCGTATCCTGACGGCGATCGAAGCGGAGGTTCTGGACGAGGGGACCGACTGGTTCCAGCCCAGCAATATCGAAATCACCGACCTGGAGGTCGGCAATGTCGCGCACAATGTCATCCCCGGTTTGGCGACCGCGCGCATTTCCATTCGCTTCAACGACCAGCATAGCGGCGCATCGCTGATCGAGCGGATCAAGAAAATAGCGGCCGTTGAGGGCGGCACGGTGGAAGCCAAGATCAGCGGCGAATCCTTCCTAACCGCGCCGGGCGCGTTCAGCAATCTGGTCAGCGGCGCGATCCGCAACGTGACGGGGGTGGAAACGGAGCTGTCCACAACGGGCGGAACGTCCGATGCGCGCTTCCTGTCGCGGATTTGCCCGGTGGTGGAGTTCGGCCTAAACAACGCGACCATGCACAAGCTGGACGAGGCGGTGGCGGTGCAGGATCTGCGGGATTTGGTGCGCATCTATGCACTGGTAGTGGAGCGTGCACTGGGTTGA